Proteins co-encoded in one Hemibagrus wyckioides isolate EC202008001 linkage group LG26, SWU_Hwy_1.0, whole genome shotgun sequence genomic window:
- the LOC131346674 gene encoding macrophage mannose receptor 1-like, with amino-acid sequence MVCLISVTLLFSVLCGIGAYIPHHYHFVNKNKTWSEAQTYCRKKYTDLATINNMGEMKKLNYTLMTENAKTAWIGLQREGPWKWHWSLADETFYRDGDNYKIWFRGEPNNYRGTEYCGEFYLSSKSWNDNTCSRKNPFVCYEEKNTNTTKYVLINEKMSWGDAQIYCREKHTDLVSVRNQTENEEIWRVINSSIPTYSGVWIGLFNDSWKWSDQSNSSFRYWSSNKPSGGLNCSAVSESEKRYWSDVNCTEKLPFICHESELHYGVSTECLVFNFFIIAGAILYCHNQYTMHFTNGSLGKLKLL; translated from the exons ATGGTTTGCCTCATTTCAGTGACACTGCTCTTCTCAG TACTATGTGGTATAGGAGCATATATTCCTCATCACTATCACTTTGTGAATAAGAATAAAACCTGGAGTGAAGCTCAGACTTACTGCAGAAAGAAATACACTGATCTGGCAACCATTAACAACATGGGAGAGATGAAGAAGCTGAATTACACACTAATGACGGAAAATGCAAAGACAGCTTGGATTGgtctacagagagagggacCTTGGAAATGGCACTGGTCACTGGCAGATGAAACTTTCTACAGAGATGGAGACAATTACAAAATATGGTTTAGAGGAGAACCAAACAACTATAGGGGAACTGAGTACTGTGGGGAGTTTTATCTGAGCAGTAAATCTTGGAATGATAACACGTGTTCAAGAAAGAATCCTTTTGTATGTTATGAAG aaaagaacACAAACACTACTAAATACGTATTGATTAATGAGAAAATGAGCTGGGGTGATGCTCAGatctactgcagagagaaacacactgaCCTGGTCAGTGTGAGGAACCAAACTGAGAATGAGGAGATCTGGAGAGTGATTAATAGTTCAATCCCCACATATTCAGGGGTTTGGATTGGTCTGTTTAATGACTCCTGGAAGTGGTCAGATCAGAGTAACTCCTCATTCAGATACTGGAGCTCTAACAAACCCAGTGGAGGTTTGAACTGTTCTGCAGTGTCTGAGTCTGAGAAACGTTACTGGAGTGATGTGAACTGCACAGAAAAACTCCCGTTCATCTGCCATGAGAGTGAGTTACATTATGGTGTTTCAACAGAATGTTTggtttttaatttctttataatTGCTGGTGCTATTTTGTATTGTCATAATCAGTATACAATGCACTTCACAAATGGATCTTTGGGTAAACTGAAACTTTTGTAA